Within Homalodisca vitripennis isolate AUS2020 unplaced genomic scaffold, UT_GWSS_2.1 ScUCBcl_4094;HRSCAF=10039, whole genome shotgun sequence, the genomic segment TCTATCATTGTATACGGTTGACAGTGACAGGTCAAACAAATCTGGAAGTGCCGTGCACGAGGCCCCCGGGTAGAGTGACCTCTGACCTTTATGGTACTTGTGAGATGCTGAAGGAAGTGGACATAACACATCCCTCAAGAGTTTCGGTCGCAGCTTTATTGAACGTACGCTATATTGTAATAGTAATTGCCCAACAAACTATTTCATGCCagaataaaatgtactaaaattgaTTTCGACACACTATTTAAACCAGAAAAAGTTTCAGATCACATGTGTGCATTTAACATAAAGTGGGTATTGCTAAAACTAAAAATCTATTAACAAAGGGATTATTGCATTTAAAAGTCATCATAGACCCAAAACTAAATGCACTACACCTTATATTCCTCATACATCATGGAGAACCATCAGAAAAGGGAACTTTGTGACAGTTTGTCTAGAAAACGTTTTTGGCAAAAGATGGAGCCTGCGTTTACTGCACAGTAAACTTATTTACTCTAATATAGTTTTGCTAATAGATGAATTAATTAGATCCGTCTCTAACTAGGAGGTATAAGTAGTCATTAGAGTGGTGGTTACCGGCTGCGGCCGAGCGGCCGGACCGACAGATTGCTATTGGTGTGGTGGGCGGACGTTGTCCAGTTGATTACGGTCGGTGGTTTTGGTTGTGAATTAGTTTTTTGATGTCCTGGACACGACCAGTACTGAGTGCCGGACCAGCAGATTGCTATGTGGGTGGGCGGACGTTGTCAGTTGTATTACGGTCGGTGGTTTTGGTTGTGAAATTAGTTTTTGATAGTCTGGCTGGACAACAGAACCAGGTACTGAAGTGCCGACCAGCAGATTGCTATGTGGGTGGGTGGACGTTGTCAGCTTGGATTAACGGTCGGTGGTTTGGTTGTGAATTAGTGTTTGATGTCTGGACACGACCAGTACTTGAGTGCCTCGGACCCAGCAGATTGCTATGTGGGTGGCGCATGGGAGACGTTGTCCAGTTGATTAACAGTTTTGGGAGGAATTTTAGTCTTGTGCTCGagtgcagccctaatactacccttcgATTCAAAAAAACCGAACGCTATCTGGTGTGGCGGGATTGCgttttacgtgctagccgctgagatgaaggcgcaagaatctcttaacgactttaaactcaacGATTTCGAATTTGccgattattattcacacatcagcgttattttcaaaaaacacgttaaacaacaatataacaacctgaaaaacaaggataagttttccctattattttttattaatttggtaattctccttattatttaatttacccaatcacttcaataataatttaattaatttaaatgctagaatataatttttctaataacaaatgttattcacaatgaattgttttttcattggagtttCTTCAATTTCACTCCAAGTTGTCCTCCTTCTTACTTGGGTCACTGTCCACTGGcatgtctgtatccgaaccaactgatataaaTAAGGGATTCTATATTACTCGTATTATCccaatctggggttctgcggctgcatagtcccCTTTTTTTCGATTTTTCTTCTGACGTGCCTTGCACTTTACATGAGACCACCTCTTCTGCCGCCCATAAAGCGTTGATATCCTTGTCTTCCGTCATAGAAGCTTTAGCTTTGATACAtaatagtgaaagatgtatttctcataaccGACAATGATGTTGGACTATTTTTGTacggcccaaattaactcaattgGATTTGAGGTTCTGGCTGGTATCGagcggaagtcgtaagatgtcatgacccaTGTAGTTGAACAGTTTTCGTCCATGGCGTACCGGACAttgccttggtttatatagctgcacaatGTTTTGGTAGAGTTCAAGGATAAAAGGATATATCGTCGCAGACGCATGGTATTCTCCCCTTTTTTTTTGCAAGCCAcaacttcatatcttgcttccaACTTTTTTGAAGTAGGGAGCATTTATATCAATTTGTAAATGTTATGGTAGAGGCGCGTTTATCGACTACCATTAACTGAATTTGGTTTCTAAAATTGTCGGTAAccactttttcctttatccacttcataaaaatgtcccccattcacattgtcgtggtagtctccactatggttgcttgctttcccAACATGTAAAAGCACTGGgcaagaaccctttctctccatcgCGCATGGATAATTTAGGCtagtctctcgcccttggaaatcggcacgtgtaacccttcatttgagccatttgaccaagtttggttagatacgtgagacgatagtatataagatccgtctaaataaattatggggcgtccttgctccctgtaattttTTCAACGCTatcaagtatgttatcctcttctctcggatttctggcttttcaattaataatttcctattgtttgccgtccttctccaagtaaattccaggtcctttaatacccacctaaaacttttctcacaaccctggaaatatatgttgtcccttagcgcctccctcaaaagttttgcagtcggtattcgatgttcttcaacatggaaattgtcaactattctacgtcgttgacggttttttgtttggtgtagtaaaacttgcctcacaaCATGTTACTAACCTccaacttgttaagttaactgtttattttagtcacaactcgctctgacactcagttgctgcagcagttctttggcgagcctttgacaacggaattttaacagtttgatggtctgcctcttccttcataaatgtataaacattactcacaatttcgcgagcctgactatgaataggcttttgactttaactcaacagacattatcggtaaaagcgaagcacaagctacactcagcactgtcacaaaacagactgattatggcgagtgcgatgagttatttgggccaatacgattcctgaaggagggttttaaccatgagtttaaaggaaatgttttcgggacgcagcgcataatgctaccccgccacccctcccgcccatcaccacacactccaggtcacgcgcacaagctaaagtcctcgaactgtacggTCGGTGGTTTGGTTGTGAATTAGTTTTTGATGTCTGGACACGACCAATACTGAGTGCCGGACCAGCAGATTGCTACGTGGGTGGGCGGAGGAATTCCCCTTGTCTCATCAAATGCACAGCTGAGCGTACTGCGATGTTTTAGATACGCTCTCTGCACGAGGGCCAACCGAATTTTTTGCACATAACGTCGTACCATTTGTCCTTTTGTCAAGGACAATTATTGGTTCTTAAAATAATATCCGGTGACAATATCCGACGTCATGTTATCGTTTTTAATCATCCATCGTATTTGTACAATACTAAGGGTGGAATAATTAAGTTCTTGGTCCTTTTTAAAGACTGTCAGAACCAAACTCTGATATACCATGTTCACGAAGGTCgttcattgtataaaaatatagtgtaactgGCAAACTTATGTATCGAAATGAACATATTAGCACACACGATTGgtcatatacgagtataataagaGATGAGAGTGGAGGGCaatacatactgtaaaatataGTCTGTCGTCCAAAAATCTTCTGATAATATTCAACTTAATAGTTTTGAACTAcacatataaattgttttttccaaaaaaatactAGGTCTTGAGTCATTTATGAGAGCCAAAGTCATTTGGCTAACTCTGATGAAATTGTTTTgatcatttaattctttttaattgtttGGTACTTTTTACAAGCTGGATATTAATacaaccatttttattttgcccAAATACCGACATAGGTACATGAATAAGCGATGTATCCTATGTAGAGAGTCTTTTatccattaaataatatatcagtGCGTTAACTCATTATTACGTTATGAATTATGCTGTGTcggttatttataaatataaactatgtaaAGGAGCATTGCAATGACAATCATAAAAAAGCCTTTTGTTAACGACGCTATACGTGGCATATAAAGGATTATTATAGATTCCACAATTTCGTACTGCCAGGTAATATCACTTTTGAAGTCTATCTTTCTTCGAATTGTAGTGTACGGACATTTTATATACCACATTtaagtttttgtgtatttattagaCATTCTGACTCATTAGAGTTAACTCTAGTTATAATTTAACAGTCGGttgttttttgtatgaatattttaaattggaaagctttgtaaaatttactttattttaaactatagttttatacTACAACTTAAAGAACGAACACGTGGTCATTTTAACATTATCAAGAGCATACATTAGAATATTGCCAAATATGTGTAatgaataacaattaatattgacAGTTTCAATGCTATCTCACTGTCAATAGCGCTGCAGATATTGCATTAAGTAACTCCCCAAGTTCAATAATAcgattaaattaaagttaattaaaacacTCGAGTCGATATTTGTGGATTAATCGGATTATCGTACCGCAAGTGTATGCGCAGTCAGATAACGTAAGGTCCATGATCCCGAGTCCCCAGATAACCTCGCCGCAGAGTATCTGACTGTCGTCGCCCAGAGGCGGAGAACGATGTTTGTGTTTGTTGCTCGTGTTGCTCTCGCTAGTCTCTCGCGATCGTGTAGTGCCGGTCCCACGGTGTCGACCGGGCTCGGGGAGCTGGAGGGTGTCGAGGATGTTACCGTGGAGGGGAAGAAGATCTACGCATTCCTGGGAGTGCCGTACGCGAAGCCGCCGGTCGGGAAGAACAAGTTCGAAGAGCCGAGGCCGGCACAGAGGTGGGTGGGATCGTGGCCCGCCACCCAGCTCCCTCGCGGAGTGTCCTCCAACACAATGCATGAACTACGACCTCCCCGACCTCGACCTCATCGTGGGTGACGAGGACTGCCCTCTACCTCACCATTTACACCCCCGACTGTCGTCAACTCCACGCTGCTCCCCGTCCTCGTCTTCTTCCATGGCGGGCGCCTTCATGTACGGCACGGGCAACATCTTCACCCCCCACTTCCTCCTGGACAGAACGGACATCGTCTACGTCTCCCGTCAACTACCGGCTGGGCCCTTTCGGCTTCCTGAGCACCGGGGACGAAGTCACGCCGGGAAACAACGGCCTGAAGGACCAAGTCCTCGCTTTGAAGTGGATTCAAGAGAATATAGGATCCTTCGGAGGGAACAGGTTTGAGGTGACCGTGTCCGGAATGTCGGCAGGCGGAGCGAGTGTCCACCTACACTACCTGTCACCGCTGTCGACCGGTCTATTCAAGAGAGGGATCTCGATGAGCGGGTCCGTCTTCAAACCCTTGGGTACTCGCCGAGTCACCGGTCGAGAAAGCCAAGCAGCTCTGCGGCTTCTCTAGGATGCCCCACGGACATGTCAAAACCGATGATGCAATGTTTGAAGAAGAGAAGGCCTGGCAGGAAGATACTCGCGCAGCTCACAAGTCCTTGTACTGGGCCTTGGCTGACCCAGCCCATCGCTCCTTTCGGGGTCGTCGTCGAAGCGGGAGGGTTGCACCCGTTCCTGGCCGAACATCCTTACAAGCTGATCGCTGAGGGTGCGGTGTCCGACCTGCCTTGGCTCGTCAGCGTCACGGCACACGAAGGTCTCTACCCGGGGCGCTTCCTTCGTGGACAGAGAGGAACTTCTGCACGAACTCAAAACGTCGTCAACTGGACCAAGATCGCCCCTCACCTACTGACTATAACTACACCGGTCCAACCTAGAACTTGGACATCGTCAGTGAGCACATCAGACAGTTCTATCTCCAGGATCAGGAGATATCCCTGGAGACCAGAGACAAGGTGATACAGATGATCGGAGACAGAATGTTTGTTGTCGACATGGAGAAGGCCGCCAGGGCTCAAGCGGCAGTCACCAAATCCCCCCGTGTTACTTCTACAAGTTCGCCTACCCCGGGAAGTACAGTATCTCAGTGTTCCTGACGAGGCATAACGTGACAGTAGGAGTGAGCCAACGCAGACGATCTTATCTACCTCTTGAGCCGACCCATCCTCACCCCTCTGGAAACAGAGGAGGACAGGGCCGTCTCACTGAAGATGATCAACATCTGGACCAGCTTCATCACCACCGGGAAACCGTCTCCTGATGCCGCAAACCCAGTGGGATCCTGTTGATTCTGATGTGGATCCGGAAACGAACTTTGTGTACTTGCTTATCAACTCTGGACAGGACATCAAGCAGCAGACGTCTCCTGATTTAGGCAACAGGGAGTTCTGGGACTCTTTGGAATTTGAAGAACTCCAAAACGTGGTCGGTTTAACGCCAGTTAAAGATGAGTTATAAATAACATCTGTGCTTATTAACATATAGGGTATTTAAACTGTtatggtaaatattatttcagagtAAATAAGATGTAGTAAATCGAGTATTCTAAGGCTTTCAATTGTCATTTATGTCatttaatatagtaaacattgctaattattattataaataaaattgcattttacctaaaataattacaatttaaacaatttggtttaaaaattattcacagaaactgtttcttaaaaataaaaatataagtttatactaagagattattattatttgtaatatttatttacaataaatagtatTACTTAACATACACGAATGCTCTTTTATTCCTTACTGAATACtacaacatatattacaaaatcttGTTACTAGTTTGTACTACAATATAGTAAATTAACTGCTTTCAACAGTGATTTTATTATAAcagagattttatattaaaatttattcttaatactctttcagtatatttttgggcgaaataattgtatttctaaatgtatacaatactatgaatatacatacatgtatacatacacaaaaatatattacaatttttaatctgCCAAACTCATTTATTTACCAATTCAATAattaagacattaaaaacaaaatatttgtatatttttggaaatgaaatgttttaatatattttaaaaattgaaattagatttttttgttttccaaaagATTAGAAACAACGGTAACAGtaaacatttatgtattaatgttgGTAATTTACTGTCCCATTCTAATTATCGGTTAGCCTCAATTGTAGTAAAAAGGTGAAAGTAATCTAATAGTACAATAAATGCGAAATTGCCTTTGTTTGCAAGAACGTAGGTAAGAAAAAGTTTGGGAGAGaggggtcaagacaactgatattttcctgtagtggacatagagtaaggtcccattttgtctttaaaaaagCTATTGGCCCATTTCTtttttgagaacgatctttcagcagtacatgtcattAATATTGAGTTATTTCAATactaataatcgtttactaaatatttttattaaatatttattatgttataaaaatttgcaaagttACAAGACTGTTATTTAAActgctatttaaaatttcaacacatcatagttgtattttgacagaagtagacatCTCAGagctgtgtgtatatatatttacttgaacGGGAAAAGGGCAAAATCAATAACGGAACAAAAAAAAAGGccgaattaaattacaatgactataagtatacactttttaacatactGTTTTGATCATAGGATGAAGGCAAACAACAATGGTGCTGTAATTTATAACTCCAAACAGCAGAGCTCATACACGTACCCACGTATACACGTACTAActagcgtgcgaagccgcggagtACTTCTAGTCACTTAATATCCCCGTGAAAGTGATCGTCAACGAACAGATTGACATTATTTAAACCAAAGATTGGCAGTAAGACAATTGGAATCATGGTTTTtcattatcaatatatatttcagaaatgaatataaaaaatatattggcaataaaaattaaaataacattttgaaaaatacttatatgtaataccaattaaatcagttttttgtGAACTCACGCGTCGTTTATGAATAGGTCCAAATGTATGAGGTATCAAgccacaaatataaaaattacacttacaacttttaagaaaaattaatattttgaaacttattcgaatacgtttaaaaatatatgatctcAAGATAGCATGCAAAAAGATAGACATACGGGCAGAGAAACAGAATAAGAATGTTACAGCCCCTCGGGAAATAACGCTCCTAGCGTTCATCTAATCTGTAAATGTTTAGTGTTCCGACAATGTGTTGTCAAGAACACgtttaatgaaattaaacctcacactgaaattaatattatatttgtttttcgaTACTTGTTTACAATTCCaagttatagtttatatttgaatataacaaTTATGATTATACCTGTATACACCTCTCAGTCGAGAAGGGTGCAATTGTGCTATATAATGTATCAAAGTAAGAAAACACTAAAATCAGCATGGTAAAGCAGTTCACAGTTAGCACAATGCAGCCAACAAGCGTTTAATTGTGGTCtataatacatcaaaatataaaatactgtgaCCCACATGGTAAAGCAGTTCCCGGTAGCTCAGTGCAGCCAATAAGCGTGTAATTGTGCTCTATAATGCATCAAATAGAAAAACACTGTCATCTCCATGGTAAAGCAGTTCCCGGTGGCTCATTGCAGCCAATAAGCGTGTAATTGTGCTCTGTAAtgcatcaaaaatataaaacactgtcATCTCCATGGTAAAGCAGTTCCCGGTAGCTCAGTGCAGCCAATAAGCGTGTAATTGTGCTCTATAATGCATCAAATAGAAAACACTGTCATCTCCATAGTAAAGCAGTTCAGGGTAGCTCAGTGCAGCCAATAAGCGTGTAATTGTGCTCTGTAAtgcatcaaaatataaaaacactgtCATCTCCATGGTAAAAGCAGTTCCCGGTAGTTCAGTGCAGCCAATAAGCGTGTAATTGTGCTCTATAATGCATCAAATAGAAAACACTGTCATCTCCATGGTAAAGCAGTTCCCGGTAGGTCAGTGCAGCCAATAAGCGTGTAATTGTGCTCTATAATGCATCACAATATAAAACACTGTCATCTCCATGGTAAAGCAGTGCACGGTAGTTCAGTGCAGCCAATAAGCGTGTAATTGTGCTCTGTAATGCATCAAATAGAAAACACTGTCATCTCCATAGTAAAGCAAGTTCAGGGTAGCTCAGTGCAGCCAATAAGCGTGTAATTGTGCTCTgtaatgtatcaaaatataaaacactgtCATCTCCATGGTAAAGCAGTTCCCGGTAGTTCAGTGCAGCCAATAAGCCGTGTAATTGTGCTCTGTAAAtgcatcaaaatataaaaaaactgtgacCCACAATGGTAAAGCAGTTTTCCCGATAGCTCAGTGCAGCCAATAAGCGTGTAATTGTGCTCTATAATGCatcaaaatagaaaaaactgTCATCTCCATGGTAAAGCAGTTCACGGTAGTTTTAGTGTAGCCAATAAGCGTGTAATTGTGCTCTATAATGCATCAAATAGAAAACACTGTCATCATCTCCATAGTAAAGCAGTTCAGGGTAGCTCAGTGCAGCCAATAAGCGTGTAATTGTGTGCTCTGTAAtgcatcaaaatataaaacactgtCATCTCCATGGTAAAGCAGTTCCCGGTAGTTCAGTGCAGCCAATAAGCGTGTAATTGTGCTCTATAATGCATCAAATAGAAAACACTGTCATCTCCATGGTAAAGCAGTTCCCGGTAGGTCAGTGCAGCCAATAAGCGTGTAATTGTGCTCTATAATGCATCACAATATAAAACACTGTCATCTCCATGGTAAAGCAGTGCACGGTAAGTTCAGTGCAGCCAATAAGCGTGTAATTGTGCTCTGTAATGCATCAAATAGAAAACACTGTCATCTCCATAGTAAAGCAGTTCAGCGTAGCTCAGTGCAGACCAATAAGCGTGTAATTGTGCTCTgtaatgtatcaaaatataaaacactgtCATCTCCATGGTAAAGCAGTTCCCGGTAGTTCAGTGCAGCCAATAAGCGTGTAATTGTGCTCTGTAATgcatcaaaatattaaaacactgtgACCCACATGGTAAAGCAGTTCCCGATAGCTCAGTGCAGCCAATAAGCGTGTAATTGTGCTCTATAATGcaatcaaaatagaaaaaaactgtcATCTCCATGGTAAAAGCAGTTCACGGTAGTTTAGTGTAGCCAATAAGCGTGTAATTGTGCTCAATTATACATGAAAATAGAAAATACTGCCAAAATTCATCCTCATGTACCGTAGATCATGCTGCTCACTATTCATTGGAACAGTTTTAATAGTATGTGATTCCTTAATATTGTTTACCGtcttaataattataagtatatgaATATACCATTAGACAAAATTGCAACACATTTCGAATTTACATTGCTGgggaaattataatatttatgtagtgTAATTAATATCTATTTCCCTTTGTTTTACATTGGAATATTAATCACATTAACATTAGTCCAATTTCGTTTGAATGAATCTAAACTGACATTGTTAAAAGAGGAGTTCTAACGCACCCTTCGACGAGTGATTTCGCGACCATATCATAAGTAAGAAAATACAGTCCATATTCGTGAAACTTTGTTGGTAACAATGCAAACCAGTTCTAATgagtttaaaacattgtaaataaaagaaCCCATTGAAAACTATTTTGGAGATTTATAGAAGTCAGCATTAATTATTTACaaggaaataattacaaaaaaatatttatgttctagTTACGATTTCGTAAGCTTACTGAAGATTCAACTGAATAAGCCAGGTTGAAATTAGAAACCATTAACTTCAATTAACTTATGTCGGGGAGCAGTCTGCGTCAAGCATATAATTgggtaaagttttaattacaattccagaaattatatttaaaagttgtctttagttttaattaagaGAGATGCTACTTCTCCATTTGAGAACTCACAGTTTGGTAAatcttacttaaatatttataatattctacaGTTCGTCGTCAAACTTTACGTGTTTTGTGAATTAGTCTTGCAATATTTTAGCACATCTTATGATATTAATTTAGTTTCACTTATAGTTTGctcacatttttatttctttgtcattaaagtataaatttataagcGACGAAATGCTTTATCTTTGAGATAACACAAACAGAGGTAATGAAGTGAGTGAAATCCAGGCGTCGATGATAGTCTTTACATTCTAATATCTAGCTTTCCAGCAAACTAAAAAGGTGcatgttataaaaaattcaaatactctTAGCATTGATGAATCGATAACAAGCAGATTTTTATTCCAACGTTAGCAACATTAGCAAATTCTGCTGCGTAATTGATAACCAatacctgtattttttttttagttttatcctTAAAACAAACGTTATTCACTTGAAGAGgcttaattatttgtattttaattaaggtATGTAAGTACAACTTGAATACATCTCTGTAATTATAAACATTCCTTTTTTCTGCACTGGTCATGTAGGAGTGAGGACCATCTGCGAGCTGTTTCGACTAACAAGATTTTGGTTCAATATCGtatcaaaaatacaatattcaagaTGCTTTAATTACAAGTACGTATTAACGTGGGATTCCAACAAAATAGTAAAGTTAGTTTTTGGGTGGCCAACAAAACATAtggcaaataaacatttttaatagtaaacttaaaaaattaattgaatgctTATAGAAATCAGTGCTACAAAATTAATGATAGTGTATTATCGTCAGAAAAATGTATAGTATGATAaacgtatttacaataattttacaaatagtagTATAGTAAAGAATACCGGtaacatttattgaagaaaatcGTTGCCTTTATTGTAGGTAGCTATTACTAGGCATATTTCCTGGAAATACCAAAAACCTAGTAAAAACACTACGATTCTAAGTTTCAATTttcacccaaaaaatttaaacatgtatacGAAACAAAATACGAATATTAACATATTTCGGTTCACACCACGACCaaaacaattattacacaactatattcttgaaatatttcagccccgatatgccattttcagtcaacagatgttaaaacCCGAAACTGCCAATAACACGCATCCGTCTGTACAGGGGGCGGAGCTTAATCGTGATTGGCTGACCAACGGACCAATAAAAccaaaattgattaattttatcaCGGACTATACACAATTATcttctttatatatttcaacCTCTCTGTGCCATCTTTAATCAACAGATGTTATTCAACCGAAACTGCCGATAACACGCATTCATATGTATAGGGAGCGGAACTTGATTGTAATTAAAAGCTCTATTTAGACAGTTTGACGGCATCTACTTGCTGAAGTATTTTCTCTCTGGATTGTTTCCAAGGTTTCTTTTATTGTCGTTTGATAATAGTTAGAAATATTTGCAAGTGGTTTTGCTTGTCGAATTCGAATGCACGTTTTAAATCTATGTTCTTCTACGGACTTCCCATATCCTAGCGTTGCGTGGGCCTAACATCTTAACTATTTCGTGTAGATATTGACCTTTGTATATTCTCAATTTAGAGTACATGGGGTACAGCCACTACATGGAATTTTGTGAACTCCGGGCGTGCACAGTGGAATAGTGCTTTTCAACGGTCTCAAAATGTTCTTCAGTTTCGAGCGAGCTTGAAAACGAGTAGTTTTGATATTACGTCTCTTTAAGATCCTTACTTTTTAATCAACAGCTACTCGGATGTAACGCAGACCCGGTAAGTTTTCGAGCGGGCTTGAATACGAGTAGTTTTTTATTACGTCTCTTTAAGATCCTTACTTTTTAATCAACAGCTACTCGGATGTAACGCACACCGGTAAGTTTCGAGCGTGCTTGAAT encodes:
- the LOC124372810 gene encoding venom carboxylesterase-6-like, whose product is MSKPMMQCLKKRRPGRKILAQLTSPCTGPWLTQPIAPFGVVVEAGGLHPFLAEHPYKLIAEGAVSDLPWLVSVTAHEGLYPGRFLRGQRGTSARTQNVVNWTKIAPHLLTITTPVQPRTWTSSVSTSDSSISRIRRYPWRPETR